Proteins found in one Halobaculum sp. MBLA0147 genomic segment:
- a CDS encoding DUF368 domain-containing protein, protein MGTADGVPGVSGGTVALITGIYDRLVAAVSAVDPSLARRLLADLGRGPDALVETLREADVPFLLTLGAGLVTAVLIVVPSVNTALTTAPAITFGAFFGLIAASVWVLRDAVAVDETRGLVAFLAAVAIAGVASGSARAALSGSLPATFLAGALAVSAMLLPGISGSLILVIIGQYERMSGALKELLTALSTVATGGSAPELGPLVVTVAVFVAGGVVGLLSVARVVRAALARDRRTTTTFLVGLVVGALRAPVAGTTTALAEAGRSWTPTVVGAFLVAAAAGAVVVLALDRLAGDVDI, encoded by the coding sequence ATGGGAACTGCGGACGGCGTTCCCGGCGTCTCCGGTGGGACCGTCGCACTCATCACGGGGATCTACGACCGGCTCGTCGCGGCGGTATCGGCGGTCGACCCGTCACTCGCACGTCGGCTACTCGCCGATCTCGGACGGGGACCGGACGCCCTCGTCGAGACACTCCGCGAGGCGGACGTGCCCTTCCTCCTGACGCTCGGTGCGGGACTCGTGACGGCCGTGTTGATCGTCGTTCCGTCGGTGAACACGGCGTTGACGACGGCGCCGGCGATCACGTTCGGCGCGTTCTTCGGGTTGATCGCCGCCTCCGTGTGGGTGCTCAGAGACGCCGTCGCAGTCGACGAGACGCGCGGTCTCGTCGCCTTCCTCGCCGCCGTCGCGATCGCCGGCGTCGCCTCGGGGAGTGCACGGGCGGCACTGAGCGGGTCGCTGCCCGCGACGTTCCTCGCCGGGGCGCTCGCGGTGAGCGCGATGCTGTTGCCCGGGATCTCCGGGTCGTTGATCCTCGTGATCATCGGGCAGTACGAGCGCATGTCGGGGGCGCTGAAGGAGCTGCTGACGGCGCTGTCGACGGTCGCGACCGGCGGGTCGGCACCCGAGTTGGGTCCGCTCGTCGTCACCGTCGCCGTATTCGTCGCGGGCGGGGTCGTCGGCCTCCTGTCGGTGGCGCGGGTGGTGCGGGCGGCGTTGGCTCGCGACCGGCGGACGACGACGACGTTCCTCGTCGGCCTGGTCGTGGGTGCGTTGCGTGCACCGGTCGCCGGGACGACGACCGCACTCGCGGAGGCCGGGCGGTCGTGGACGCCGACCGTCGTCGGCGCGTTCCTCGTCGCCGCCGCCGCCGGCGCCGTCGTCGTGCTGGCGTTGGACCGGCTCGCGGGTGACGTGGACATCTGA
- a CDS encoding oligosaccharyl transferase, archaeosortase A system-associated: MSHSSERDEGSSSVSDETGAATSALGAVRDRFEVPVLLVVVATMLWIRLRPYSNYVRGGEVLFSGNDAWYHLREVRYVVRHWPSTMPYDPWTNFPLGTSVGQFGTLYDQIVATAALIVGLGSPSPELVAKTLLVAPAVAGALTAIPAYLVAKRLAGRVPALFAAVVLMLLPGTFLQRTLAGFADHNGVEPLFQVTAVFATVVALAVAREDRPIWELVTAREWGDLRRSTTYSVLAGVAMAAYIYAWPPGVLLVGVFGVFAVLQAVSDHASGRPPEHTGFVVAVTGVTVALLTLVGIDTTSFSATRLSLLQPVVGVSVAVGGVGLAWLSRQFEARTFDNEWADENGYVATVAGTAVVGLIVLGVVDAGPLSSIEGNLLRIVGFGAGGNTLTIAEAQPFLGSRAARIFGDVGVVLREYGFAFPAAVIGAVWTLVGPMYRRGAGRDYRFIGFAGLATLVVFAGNFGPVPDVFGLIVSPLGVAPELAGVFVIAGIVFAAATRIRYEPETLFVLVWAIFMTMAAFTQNRFNYYLAVAVAVFTAPFVRDVLAVVDIDLGSGLEAPDVETYQVLTAVVVLMLVLVPVLGVSMNLGPRNAPTQNALQASEDGPDASTVVWGQSLEYLQGNTPEEGTFGDADEPMAFYGQYDRPADSDFDYSDGAYGVQSWWDYGHWITMRGERIPNANPFQEGARQAANFLLAPNESAAREALLERGEEGDQTRYVMVDYKMTSVLSGQNPKFSAPVQFYDAGNVSAGDFFATGPNGGVKQILAPASGQQRGFQRIAPDRRQRYYESTMVRLYAYHGSRAEPTIRRPLVGDRVVVFDYDVIQSQTGVEFKSVPRNGSAIQTFRNRSAAEAFVERDGSARIGGIGQIPREPVPALEHYRLVNATATTAFADGQYRADQLRAARGLGARPGTLFKNTPSWVKTFERVPGATVTGSGAEPNETVTAAVRMRIPGGQGQNATTFVYRQQATADADGEFTMTLPYATTDYDEFGPENGYTNVSVRAAGPYRVAGDLRTNESAYVLQNAAILNVSEGDVNGADDGEVSVELSETVRRAPEGATTGSGDESAGNETGGNESAALGGADGVSVPMDGSADGSERSADGTDTRGDGGVSDDTAVPDARVRSADVLSRAVRQ; encoded by the coding sequence ATGAGTCACAGTAGTGAGCGTGACGAGGGGTCCTCCTCGGTCTCCGACGAGACCGGGGCGGCGACCTCCGCGCTGGGAGCCGTCCGGGACCGGTTCGAGGTCCCGGTACTCCTGGTCGTCGTCGCCACGATGCTGTGGATACGGCTCCGTCCGTACTCCAACTACGTCCGAGGCGGTGAGGTCCTGTTCTCCGGGAACGACGCGTGGTACCACCTCCGCGAGGTCCGGTACGTCGTCAGACACTGGCCGTCCACGATGCCGTACGACCCGTGGACGAACTTCCCGCTGGGCACCTCCGTGGGACAGTTCGGGACACTGTACGACCAGATCGTCGCGACGGCCGCACTGATCGTCGGTCTCGGCTCCCCGTCGCCGGAGTTGGTGGCGAAGACACTCCTCGTCGCACCGGCGGTCGCGGGTGCGTTGACGGCCATCCCGGCGTACTTGGTCGCCAAGCGGCTCGCGGGGCGTGTGCCGGCACTGTTCGCCGCGGTCGTGTTGATGCTGTTGCCCGGGACGTTCCTCCAGCGGACGCTGGCCGGGTTCGCGGACCACAACGGCGTCGAGCCGCTGTTCCAGGTGACTGCAGTGTTCGCGACCGTCGTCGCGCTGGCCGTCGCGAGAGAGGACCGGCCGATCTGGGAGCTCGTCACGGCCCGCGAGTGGGGGGACCTGCGTCGCTCGACGACGTACAGTGTCCTCGCCGGGGTCGCGATGGCGGCGTACATCTACGCGTGGCCGCCCGGTGTCCTGCTGGTCGGTGTGTTCGGCGTGTTCGCCGTCCTCCAGGCGGTGTCGGACCACGCGAGCGGTCGGCCGCCGGAACACACCGGGTTCGTCGTCGCCGTCACGGGAGTCACGGTGGCGCTGCTCACGCTCGTCGGGATCGACACGACCTCGTTCTCCGCGACGAGGCTGAGTCTCCTCCAACCGGTCGTCGGGGTGAGTGTGGCGGTCGGCGGTGTCGGGCTCGCGTGGCTCTCCAGACAGTTCGAGGCGCGGACGTTCGACAACGAGTGGGCCGACGAGAACGGGTACGTCGCGACCGTCGCGGGTACCGCCGTCGTCGGTCTGATCGTCCTCGGTGTCGTCGACGCCGGGCCGCTGTCGAGTATCGAAGGGAACCTGCTCCGGATCGTCGGGTTCGGTGCCGGAGGGAACACCCTCACCATCGCCGAGGCACAGCCGTTCCTCGGGTCGCGTGCCGCACGGATCTTCGGCGACGTGGGCGTCGTCCTCCGGGAGTACGGGTTCGCGTTCCCGGCCGCGGTGATCGGCGCCGTCTGGACGTTGGTCGGGCCGATGTACCGACGCGGGGCGGGCCGTGACTACCGGTTCATCGGGTTCGCCGGACTGGCGACGCTCGTCGTGTTCGCCGGGAACTTCGGTCCGGTCCCGGACGTGTTCGGACTGATCGTCTCGCCGCTGGGCGTCGCGCCGGAACTGGCCGGCGTGTTCGTGATCGCCGGGATCGTGTTCGCGGCGGCGACGCGGATCCGGTACGAGCCGGAGACGCTGTTCGTCCTCGTGTGGGCGATCTTCATGACGATGGCGGCGTTCACGCAGAACCGATTCAACTACTACCTCGCGGTCGCCGTGGCGGTGTTCACGGCGCCGTTCGTCCGCGACGTGCTCGCGGTGGTCGACATCGACCTCGGGAGCGGACTCGAGGCACCCGACGTCGAGACGTACCAGGTGCTCACGGCGGTCGTCGTGCTCATGCTGGTTCTGGTCCCGGTGTTGGGCGTGTCGATGAACCTCGGTCCCCGGAACGCCCCGACACAGAACGCACTCCAGGCGAGCGAGGACGGGCCCGACGCGTCGACCGTCGTGTGGGGTCAGAGTCTCGAGTACCTCCAGGGGAACACCCCCGAGGAGGGGACCTTCGGCGACGCCGACGAGCCGATGGCGTTCTACGGGCAGTACGACAGGCCAGCCGACAGTGACTTCGACTACTCCGACGGGGCGTACGGCGTCCAGTCGTGGTGGGACTACGGTCACTGGATCACGATGCGTGGCGAGCGGATTCCCAACGCCAACCCGTTCCAGGAGGGGGCACGACAGGCGGCGAACTTCCTGCTGGCCCCCAACGAGTCGGCGGCCCGGGAGGCACTGCTCGAACGCGGCGAGGAGGGTGACCAGACGCGGTACGTGATGGTCGACTACAAGATGACGTCGGTCTTGTCGGGACAGAATCCGAAGTTCTCCGCGCCGGTCCAGTTCTACGACGCCGGGAACGTCTCGGCCGGCGACTTCTTCGCGACGGGTCCCAACGGTGGTGTCAAACAGATCCTCGCTCCGGCCAGCGGCCAACAGCGTGGCTTCCAGCGGATCGCACCGGACAGACGGCAGCGGTACTACGAGAGTACGATGGTCCGGCTGTACGCCTACCACGGGAGTCGTGCGGAGCCGACGATCCGTCGGCCGCTCGTCGGTGACCGGGTCGTCGTGTTCGACTACGACGTGATCCAGAGCCAGACTGGAGTCGAGTTCAAGAGCGTGCCGCGGAACGGCTCGGCGATCCAGACGTTCCGGAACCGGAGTGCGGCCGAGGCGTTCGTCGAGCGCGACGGGTCGGCTCGGATCGGTGGAATCGGACAGATTCCGCGCGAACCGGTGCCGGCACTGGAACACTACCGGCTCGTGAACGCGACGGCGACGACCGCGTTCGCCGACGGGCAGTACCGCGCCGACCAGCTCCGGGCAGCACGTGGACTGGGCGCCCGTCCGGGGACCCTCTTCAAGAACACGCCGTCGTGGGTGAAGACGTTCGAGCGTGTCCCCGGCGCGACCGTCACCGGGAGCGGTGCGGAACCCAACGAGACGGTGACCGCGGCGGTCAGGATGCGAATCCCCGGTGGGCAGGGACAGAACGCGACGACGTTCGTCTACCGGCAGCAGGCGACGGCGGACGCCGACGGTGAGTTCACGATGACGCTGCCGTACGCCACGACCGACTACGACGAGTTCGGTCCCGAGAACGGGTACACGAACGTCTCCGTCCGGGCGGCCGGTCCGTACCGGGTCGCCGGTGACCTGCGGACGAACGAGTCCGCCTACGTGCTCCAGAACGCCGCGATCTTGAACGTCTCCGAGGGCGACGTCAACGGCGCCGACGACGGCGAGGTGAGCGTCGAACTGTCGGAGACGGTCCGTCGCGCCCCCGAGGGTGCGACGACCGGGAGCGGTGACGAGTCCGCCGGCAACGAGACCGGTGGCAACGAGTCCGCCGCGCTGGGCGGTGCCGACGGCGTCTCCGTGCCGATGGACGGCTCCGCGGACGGCTCGGAGCGTTCGGCGGACGGCACAGACACGCGTGGCGACGGTGGCGTGTCCGACGACACGGCGGTACCAGACGCTCGTGTCCGCTCGGCAGACGTACTGTCGCGGGCGGTACGACAGTGA
- a CDS encoding glycosyltransferase family 4 protein, translating into MHVCYVTHRYPPQTGGVETHVHQLATRLVERGHDVTVLAADAGGAGASRERRDGVRVRRVRALAPDGAIYVAPGVVTTVWRALRGAVAPSVPDVVHVHNYHAVPFALGGLTTAAVRAVRALRASGDEPAPRLVATPHYHGESDDGLRDRLLSVYRPLGAGVLRAADTVVAVSDWERRQLAADFGVSPTVIPNGIERERFRDHREGADDEERGDDGERGDDEERADDADRPYLLTVGRLAAYKGVQHVIDALAELPAFDLRVAGSGPYESALRERAAAAGVSDRVRFLGYVPDERLPGLYAGAAVFCSPSSHEAYGLTVAEALASGTPAVVADRAALTDWTDERGVVGLAETSPAAVAEAVERAVDGPRPDPDAVPTWTGVVDRLLDVYRH; encoded by the coding sequence GTGCACGTCTGTTACGTCACCCACCGTTACCCACCACAGACCGGCGGCGTCGAGACCCACGTCCACCAGTTGGCGACACGACTCGTCGAGCGCGGCCACGACGTGACGGTGCTCGCGGCGGACGCCGGCGGAGCGGGTGCCTCACGCGAACGCCGCGACGGGGTCCGTGTCCGACGCGTCCGGGCGCTCGCACCGGACGGCGCCATCTACGTCGCCCCCGGCGTCGTCACGACTGTGTGGCGGGCGCTCCGAGGTGCGGTCGCTCCCAGCGTGCCCGACGTGGTCCACGTCCACAACTACCACGCGGTGCCGTTCGCCCTCGGAGGTCTGACGACGGCGGCGGTGCGTGCGGTGCGGGCGCTGCGCGCGAGCGGTGACGAGCCAGCACCGCGCCTCGTCGCGACACCACACTACCACGGCGAGAGCGACGACGGGCTCAGAGATCGCCTCCTCTCCGTGTACCGGCCACTCGGTGCAGGTGTGCTCCGTGCTGCGGACACGGTGGTCGCCGTGAGTGACTGGGAGCGACGACAGTTGGCGGCCGACTTCGGCGTCTCACCGACCGTGATCCCGAACGGGATCGAACGCGAGCGGTTCCGGGACCACCGAGAAGGTGCGGACGACGAAGAGAGGGGAGACGACGGAGAGAGAGGGGACGACGAAGAGAGGGCGGACGACGCCGACCGCCCGTACCTGCTCACCGTCGGTCGGCTGGCGGCGTACAAGGGAGTCCAGCACGTGATCGACGCGCTCGCCGAGTTGCCGGCGTTCGACCTCCGTGTCGCCGGGTCCGGCCCGTACGAGTCGGCACTGCGCGAGCGGGCGGCGGCTGCGGGTGTGAGCGACCGCGTCCGGTTCCTCGGGTACGTCCCGGACGAGCGACTCCCGGGACTGTACGCCGGTGCGGCGGTGTTCTGTTCGCCGTCGTCACACGAGGCGTACGGGTTGACGGTCGCGGAGGCGCTCGCGAGCGGCACGCCAGCCGTCGTCGCCGACCGCGCGGCGTTGACCGACTGGACCGACGAACGGGGTGTCGTCGGCCTCGCGGAGACCTCTCCGGCGGCCGTGGCCGAGGCCGTCGAGCGTGCCGTCGACGGCCCGCGACCGGATCCGGACGCGGTGCCGACGTGGACGGGCGTCGTCGACAGACTGCTCGACGTGTACCGGCACTGA
- a CDS encoding glycosyltransferase: MRARRPLELLARLVAATGLPYLVFAALAVVVDPEGSPADKRYDELPSVSVVLPTYEEAAIVESKLQSICSWDYPMDRVEVVVVDSSEDATPDIVESFFADRVTPELTLLREEERRGLAVALNEAYAAASNEVVVKTDCDSRVAPDAVREAVANLADPDVAAVTGRNAEVLGGSDVERGYRDVQARIQTLESHLDSTFIFHGPFSAFERDAIVPVDEDSIADDTELALKIRKNGDRALFDPAIRYKEASHSAFRKRRSQKDRRAMGLLRLLWRQRGMLFRPRYGLYGALVLPFNWWFTVVSPWLVAAGVATATLAGLALAGPAGLLVPVAVAGFVAAGSRDLLGSLQPVYSLFDTQVSLVRAAVKLLAGEGDGLWEVDEELREAYD; this comes from the coding sequence ATGCGAGCGCGTCGTCCTCTCGAACTGTTGGCCCGGTTGGTCGCCGCGACGGGACTCCCGTACCTCGTCTTCGCCGCCCTGGCGGTCGTCGTCGACCCGGAGGGCTCTCCGGCGGACAAGCGGTACGACGAGTTGCCGTCGGTGAGCGTCGTCCTCCCGACGTACGAGGAGGCCGCCATCGTCGAGTCGAAGCTCCAGAGTATCTGTAGTTGGGACTACCCGATGGACCGCGTCGAGGTCGTCGTCGTCGACTCCAGCGAGGACGCGACACCCGACATCGTCGAGTCGTTCTTCGCCGACCGCGTCACCCCGGAGCTGACGCTCCTCCGCGAGGAGGAGCGCCGCGGCCTCGCGGTGGCGCTCAACGAGGCGTACGCCGCCGCGAGCAACGAGGTCGTCGTCAAGACGGACTGTGACTCTCGCGTCGCGCCCGACGCCGTCCGCGAGGCGGTCGCGAACCTCGCGGACCCCGACGTGGCGGCCGTCACCGGCCGCAACGCCGAGGTACTCGGCGGCAGTGACGTGGAGCGCGGCTACCGCGACGTACAGGCGCGGATCCAGACGCTGGAGTCACACCTCGACTCGACGTTCATCTTCCACGGGCCGTTCTCGGCGTTCGAACGCGACGCGATCGTCCCCGTCGACGAGGACTCCATCGCGGACGACACGGAACTGGCCCTGAAGATCCGCAAGAACGGGGACCGGGCCCTGTTCGACCCCGCGATCCGGTACAAGGAGGCGTCCCACTCCGCGTTCCGCAAGCGGCGCAGTCAGAAGGACCGGCGCGCGATGGGACTGCTCAGACTCCTGTGGCGACAGCGCGGGATGTTGTTCCGTCCCCGTTACGGGCTGTACGGTGCCCTCGTCCTCCCGTTCAACTGGTGGTTCACCGTCGTCTCCCCGTGGCTCGTCGCCGCCGGAGTCGCGACGGCGACACTGGCCGGCCTCGCGTTGGCCGGGCCGGCTGGACTGCTCGTTCCGGTGGCCGTCGCCGGGTTCGTCGCCGCGGGCTCGCGGGACCTGCTCGGCTCGCTCCAGCCCGTCTACTCGCTGTTCGACACGCAGGTGTCGCTCGTGCGAGCCGCGGTGAAGCTACTGGCCGGCGAGGGCGACGGGCTGTGGGAGGTCGACGAGGAACTGCGCGAGGCGTACGACTGA
- a CDS encoding FAD-dependent oxidoreductase: MEFTTSVAGVERVGPETVALTLESPADFVAEPGQFVRFTAEIDGEEVSRFYTVSSPDTDETFETTVGLDGGDDEGPDFASYLANLEPGAELDAAGPFGDEFYEGEARAVVLAGGPGVGPAVAIGERALAEGNDVAIVYQDDAPAHEARLDALRERGAHVTVTDGPIGAVTADVVTEADGEQAFVYGFADFVAEAESALETAGIHRARIKTENFG; encoded by the coding sequence ATGGAGTTCACTACGAGCGTCGCGGGAGTCGAGCGAGTCGGCCCGGAGACGGTGGCACTCACGCTGGAGTCGCCCGCCGACTTCGTCGCGGAGCCGGGACAGTTCGTCCGGTTCACCGCGGAGATCGACGGCGAGGAAGTGTCGCGGTTCTACACCGTCTCCTCGCCGGACACGGACGAGACGTTCGAGACCACCGTCGGTCTCGACGGTGGCGACGACGAGGGCCCGGACTTCGCGTCGTACCTCGCGAACCTGGAGCCGGGCGCGGAGTTGGACGCCGCCGGCCCGTTCGGCGACGAGTTCTACGAGGGCGAAGCGCGAGCGGTCGTCCTCGCCGGTGGGCCTGGCGTCGGCCCGGCCGTCGCCATCGGGGAGCGGGCGCTGGCCGAGGGCAACGACGTCGCCATCGTGTACCAAGACGACGCGCCCGCACACGAGGCGCGGCTGGACGCACTCCGCGAGCGTGGCGCCCACGTGACCGTCACCGACGGCCCCATCGGCGCCGTGACGGCCGACGTGGTGACGGAGGCCGACGGCGAGCAGGCGTTCGTCTACGGCTTCGCCGACTTCGTCGCGGAGGCCGAGAGCGCGCTGGAGACCGCCGGCATCCACCGCGCCCGCATCAAGACCGAGAACTTCGGGTAG
- a CDS encoding DUF6149 family protein, whose amino-acid sequence MKLQQNVRHWAAKRALTTPVIGGMVNDKLVDLHTRVFLEKAPEEHREARRDHLDEFFDATMDTYVAALEAGYPEAEAREITHLQANFDFFTHGWASMMEFPADELDDHYRRYESFFRDHGITIDDPLGEFRPAGGIADAPATPEALEEGEFENAVAGFADDVYVEDGEGELHRGNAPEPDDVDVSQAPGVSEDEASAD is encoded by the coding sequence ATGAAACTCCAGCAGAACGTCCGCCACTGGGCGGCCAAGCGCGCCCTGACGACACCCGTGATCGGCGGGATGGTCAACGACAAGCTGGTCGACCTCCACACGCGCGTCTTCTTGGAGAAGGCTCCCGAGGAACACCGCGAGGCGCGCCGCGACCACCTGGACGAGTTCTTCGACGCGACGATGGACACCTACGTCGCCGCGTTGGAGGCGGGCTACCCGGAGGCGGAGGCCCGCGAGATCACCCACCTCCAGGCGAACTTCGACTTCTTCACCCACGGGTGGGCGTCGATGATGGAGTTCCCCGCGGACGAACTCGACGACCACTACCGTCGCTACGAGTCGTTCTTCCGCGACCACGGGATCACCATCGACGACCCGCTGGGCGAGTTCCGCCCGGCCGGCGGGATCGCGGACGCTCCCGCGACCCCCGAGGCGCTGGAGGAGGGGGAGTTCGAGAACGCCGTCGCCGGCTTCGCCGACGACGTGTACGTCGAGGACGGCGAGGGGGAGCTCCACCGCGGCAACGCCCCCGAGCCCGACGACGTGGACGTGTCGCAGGCGCCCGGCGTCTCCGAGGACGAGGCGAGCGCGGACTGA